The region attattttttattaaatataaGATATTCCCTCGATTTCTAAATAAAACCGAGGGAAAAATATTTCAGGACATGCTTCGAATCCCAACATCAacaatttatatttttatttctttaaaattggtgtttttctttttattttatttttaatttataaattaataaaatattatttcGGTTTTATTTAATAACCGAGAGATTAGATtatcatattttactataaaaacaCTTGTTAATCAAATTTTACCATAAACCTAACTTATATGTAACCGCTCCAAAGTCTTGCGCATCATTCTCTCGGATGGATTGCAAGACATAAAAAATGTTCGATGTTCTTCAATATTGAACAAAACATTTTTTCTGCCCTTGCAATCTATCTCACAtaatgatgttgatgttgatgttgttgttttatttttgtaataaacttcatatgttgtcaatcaaagaaaacaTTGAAAATTTTATCGCTTTCCTCGGTTGATAACACTGAGAAATTTATTCGTAAAAATAATCATTCATTTCTCTTTCTTGTTCTCTGTCATGTGAAAGCACTTTCCATGAAAAACATTTGTTCAAAATAATGAAATCTCTATGggcactacgccaaataagggaaaagagggcactttttttggcctataacagcgctttaaagcgccctctaatctggcgctggcataggtaaagacagtgcttttttcctggtgaaagcgctctctaaagtggctctttaagtcctttaagggccactttagagggcgctttttaaagaaagcgccctctaaagtggaaacttttaagggtttagagggcgcttttactagaaagcgccctctaaagtggaaatttaaagggtttagagggcgcttattttggaaagcgccctctaaagtgggtggttatttttttttatttttaaaaacgctatatttatttatttattttagacaacctgtatattgaagcagtacacctaaaactgtataatttgaagccctttttcacacattgcattcaacaagccttatatacaacaatccatacatatacaacaatccactgatatataatcgtttaacttctaaagattctaaatatacaaccaattcataacttaaaaagaaataaaactaagtagcaaaagcatctctgagatgtatgttttttttgctagccgcagtcttcttagcaacaacctctttttgttcaatatccatagcatgaacctaaaatatcataaaattagttaggtgaagtataatatcaagaattaatattttctatgcataaatatcatataattgtgtttatacctttttttttatgcaactgactcgatttgctgtaataaaagccattttacctgtaataaagaaaacaattaaaatcatttgacctgtacctttttcactaagttctctttcttttcttggttggaatatgttctacataTCTCTTAAtaacacggacggttggattgatccaaataccctcattatgatcatttctaatatatgaatcatttgatataatattctcatcttgatcatttctggtaaacgattcaatctcaacatcaatatcaccttgatctccagtgttttcatcaattactttgttggaaaaaagaactatagaccatttcgtacttttcggatcattgacatagaacacttgtctagcttgagaggctagaataaaagactcatctttgtatcccaccctattaagatccacttgcaaaaatcctgacttatccattcgaatgccgttattattttcaacccacttgcaaccaaatataggaatctgaaacttctcataatcaaacacccaaatgcgctcgataacaccaaaatacgacagatttgcaaatttggggtttaagtccttcacacttgatatgtgcattgcttcagctaccacggtgacaccactattctgcatagtacttttatcatcttgttctttggtataaaatgtgtatccattaatcgcgtatgcactataagaaaaaacatggaaacttggaccatatgctaagcatctcaacctttctgttattgaagcgggatctgaataatactttgaataaatatgatccttaaaccaaggtataaaacatcgattgtgctctcgtactatccaattttcatttctattgggatttaaacctcggagaacatccttgtgaatttcaacatacggctcaacctcattctcattgtgcagaacatacaaatgcacttgatcccgttcgacccttgatactgccacgattttatttccaattagattttttccttctttcttttcgacaagctgagacttggggagtctgattgactgaacattagataaatattcagtacaaaactcagTCGCTTCTTCAACAAcgtatctttcaaccatacaaccttctggtcgacttcggttcttcacgtacccttttaatattttcatataacgttcaacagggtacatccatctcatataagctggtccacacaattgtgtctctttcataagatgaacaactagatgtaccattatgtcaaaaaatgatggaggaaaaaacatttcaagctcacacaaagtaataacgatttctttttgcaacattggtaagatcgcaggatcgatcaccttactgcaaattgacttgaagaaagaacacaacttagttatagagcttcttactttttctggaagaatagaacgtatacctattgggagaaaatgttccattataacatggcaatcatgggtctttaaactctttaacttgaggtctttcatagacacaagtcttctaatatctgaagagtacccttctggaactttaacttcacttagaaacttacacaatgtttttttctcctttctagatagagtataagcaacaggcggtagatatgttcgttttcctttcttcaagggtcctaattcagttcttattcccatcgctatcaagtcctttcttgccttaaggccatccttagactttccttgtatattgagtaacgtggcaataacactttcaaatacatttttttcaatatgcataacatcaagaaaatgtctcacatacaaggacttccaatacggcaattaaaaaaaaactgacctcttcttccacccacttttgacaagtgtgtgggcaaaaggcttgccaaactgagtatccaaatctttcaccttttcaaaaatttgatcacccgtcaatataggtggagctctgccttgttctttctctccattgaacgcctttctccatccacggtagtgatgatttgaatttaagaatctccgatgaccgagaaagacattcttctgaccaaactccaagcgcttccaatctgttttatcttcacaaataggacacgcacattgaccttttatgctataccctgatagatttccgtatgctggaaaatcattaattgtgccaaacaacatcgccctcaagttgaaactttctttcctatatccatcataaacctccacaccggtctcccacaaaatctttaaatcttcgattaagggcttcaagtacacgtctatgtcattccctggttgtttaggtccagaaatcaacatagacaacatcatgtacttacgcttcatacatagccatggaggtaggttataaatcataataatcacaggccatgtactgtgtgagatactctggataccgtgtgggttcattccatcagtagataatgccaagcgaaggtttcttgattcttctccaaattcaggataatcattatcaattttcaaccactgtggtgaatctgccggatgtcgatactttccatctataattctttcatctgcatgccaggtcaagtgtcttgaatcggtttcactacgaaacatgcgtctaaatctcggaataacaggaaaataccacaagacttttgttggagacaacttgttcttatatcgcgagacaccgcatttaggacactcatttaacgatgcatactcatttcgaaacaaaacgcaatcgtttggacatgcaataatcttatcatagctcatgccaatagagcacaacatctttttggtctcatatgttcgattggaaagaacattatcctcaggaagcatatttttcaaaagggctaataactctgtgaaacttttatccgaccatccattgcccgcctttaagttgtacaactttaataccacagacaatcttgtgaatttagtgcaaccatcatacaaaggtttctttgcatcacttaccaacctctcaaacatttcgggacaatccttaagatctccttcaagtgcttctgcaatctccTCAACTtgatcacaatcgtatgtatctgcgccactatagtttgaggcataggtcgtactatcccccggttcaacattctcgttacttttctcaccatgcaaattccaacatgtataacttcgatcaattccatgcctcattagatgcgatgtcaactgaactgcgtcaacccgtttcccataacaacaacccaagcaaggacatatcattctaccggggtcttcggcgtgcgcaacggcaaacttaacgaattctgataccccattctcatactctctcgacaatcgattggaagacatccatgtattatccattactaattagaataaacaaaaaacaatttcagaagagaaacaAAAAATGGGAcgagacaaaacaatttcgctttattgagttagtctctgtgcagggcattcatgtctccaacaacaacccaaaaccaaaacaattttggtttattgagttagtttctcaacattttcagatatctctgacttcaatagcatgagaatgtatgaaccatgcattaagcattagtggtatgcactaatttgtagcatagttatatatcatcatatagtttttacaaaagataaacattgactagaaaatatatatgtagaattgtataatggtctaactgaaagctaacagaagaatagtcgactctaatttactctatcaaataacatccatacctaaacttcttaagttactagctacgctatgtatgctagaataaatacactcataagctgcatagtgtacctttgattggtagaaggtgttttagatattgctgcctcctttttctacatcgagaaacaaatggaacagttggtgaaatttaacccataatgcctagtctccattgctagcattgcaacacaataattattgttgagaatactcaataaatgtatgaaccaagaaaaatgaaaccaaaaatgaacaatagcgaacgtcagaagagaaactaagtaatatgaagattagaaaagtacctatggtgtcaaaatcgaacagctaacaacgaattaatagaaggaggaaacgtcgtagatctaacagaggtgaaggagaacgccttagaagtagcgaaaatcgtagcagtgagaaccctaacgtgaaaaagaacgaaaataacagagagtgaaataacaaaacgcgcagtatgttataattttaatgtttactaaaggggaccttagagggcgcttgtggaaaaaaagcgccctctaaagggggcctaagagggcgcttatgaaagcgctctctaagactttccaaaagcgctttataaactggaaatgcacatggacttatagagcgcttttttaaaagcgccctctaagggtaaccttagagggcgctttctaaaaagcgtcatgtattgttgtccctctatctcctccttattttttcgcttcaccttagagggcgctttattacaaaagcgtcctctaaagtgcgctgtctattccagttgttcgctccttattttttcgcttcactttagagtgcgcttttgtaataaagcgccctctaaggtgcgctgtctattccagtttttggcgtagtgggGATGGATTGCAAGTACAATTTTTTTTCCTCTTAGTTGGAACATATAACTTATTAGAAATTTGGAAAGATATGTTATTCTCTAAGAATCCATTGTCAAACTATTGATTTGTTtgaataatttattttattattctgtgtaaacaatgtaaatatatatataatatatatatatatatattatatatatatatatatatatataatatatatatattatatattatatatatatatattaatatatatatatatatatatatatataatatatatatatatatatatatatatatatatatatatatatatatatatatatatatataagtttttCACCTCGGTTTTTAACAGAAATCAAGAGTTATGTGGTGTTTGGGTTGTAAcatattttattgttttttatcTAAAAAGAAATAGATTTTAACTCGGTTTTTAGTAATAACCGAGGTTAAATAATTTATTGGAACATATTTTATTGAGGTAAAATGTAAATGTATTTCTTCACCGTCCTTAAACAAATATTTGTCGTCCATTTAATGAGTATCAACACTCAAGATATTGTCATTAGTGATCCTCGGGAAACCTAAAAGTCTCATTATAAAAACATTTTGAATATTAGTGATTCCACAAGAAATTCAAACGTTGTAAAATTCTCTATGTTTAATCAGAGCGTTGTATCAATGTGATAGATTGAAAGAGaaaaaatttagatttttaatatGTGGTTGGTGAGAGTAATATATTTACTTTGCAAAGGATGGATTGTATGTGTAGAAAATTATTTGGGGTCAAGGTTTGTGTTCTTATATAATCATATaactgaatatttattttatttatctaacattttttttgttttatatcagaaacaaatgaatGCAAAACCCATATAGAATATATTGAATTCAACATTTGATCTTCCTCAAGATCAATAAAAGGAGGATCCCCAATATTTGCTCTTCTCCAAGAGATCCAACATTTGTTCTTCACCGACAACGATGACAATGAAGAAGAatatttttactttaatattatgtgtaaacaatgtagttcgtaaacaaattaatttagtaatattttgtgtaaacaatgtaatatatatatatatattatatatatatatatatattatatattatatatatatatatatatatatatatatatatatatgatcgAGAGGAATATGATGCTAGTTTGGAAAATATAAAAATCTATTGTTGTTGTTCAAACCCATGACCATTTAAACTAACCCCTTGGTTATTTTTAAATCGAGGGGTAAAGGTCCCACTTTTCATATCACTCTTTGTTACCTCGGTATTGTAACCGATGTGAAATTCATTTCGCGTATGACATGACATGTGTCATTTGTAATAGTGGGGATAACTAGATAGTACCAGTTCTTAAAGTTATCAACACTCTCCGAATAAAACTCAAACATAGTAGTATTCTACTTAAGATATAACAAACCTTGAGATCTAGATGAATCAACATAACTCCATTGGGCTTTAAAGAGGTGGAAGAAGAGTATCAAAGATAACACCTTTTTCTCGTATTCACATAAGTACTAAAAGACTTTGATATAATCCACACTCCCTAGGTGCAATTTTGAAGGAGCACTTTAAGGGGGACTTATCAAAGAAAACAAGAATTTGTGGAGAGGTATGACACATTCATTGTACTTGCTAAAGATCCTCTTCTCAGTCTAAGGAGGGATCCACTTCAACAAAAAAGTTATCCATTCTTTCTTGATCAACTCACATGACAATCACCTGTCACCTTCTGGACTATGAGTTGAGAGTTGCGCACGTCAAAAAAGACTGTCATCACATGAAATAAATAACCATAAGTAGAAACATATGGCCGATATAAGACAAACTTTGCACCCCAACCAAAGCTCATCTATGTCGAGAAAAATTTCCAAATTacaaaatataaaatattaaaaatccACAACCCTCCTCATAAACCCTAATAAAGCAATCAAgtatgaaaatgaaaaagagaGTATGATTCAAGTGTTACCCTGGAAAACATGAATTTTGTTACCAACACATTGTATGCTCTATCTATTTGAAGAGGTGGCACAAGTACGTCAAAAATAGTGGTTTATGGGAGGAGGTTGGCGAAGACAGTGAAGGTTGCAGACATGAGAGAAAAGCTCTTAAAGATTGACAAATGGCGAAAAAAGGGAACATGGTCACACCAAAGCTCCTTATGTATCTTCCTAAGAAGATAAACCATGCAATCCAAAACGTTAGGAAGTGTGAACTACACCACTAACGATCAAGATCTCAGTTCAAGAGCACTCAAATGTCATATTATTAGAAATAATCATTCCCGTCAGATGTAGGATATAATGCACATCTTCCCATTGACATCAATGTCTCATCAAGGCTATTTTATTTCCTTCTATTAGAAGCCAGACCAGAGAGGAACCCGAATTACACAATGTAGGAACAAGCACTGAAGGGGGGATGCTCTAGGCTGCTCGCAAAACCCACCGAGAAGGCTCGGTAACGAATATTAAAGATGTACGCACATATAACAGGTGGATCCTTGCCCCTTCCGAGGCACACGATCACACCCTCGTCACATCTCTCACCTTTTGATCTAATTGAACAATAACTCGCACAAGACGCCAAATCACATACAAATAATTTTAACAATCCATACCATATGAAGATCAGTTTGTGCCATTTCAAGTATTATCTATTCCAACTTTAAAATTACTCTTCACTCATTCAATGATTTGAGCGTTGAAATGTTAACTTTGCATGTTCAGTCCTCCTACCGTATCAAAAGTGAGTCCCGCTGCACCGAAAGACGTAAACCTTATTCCATCACTTCATCACCCATCTTTAATTTCTGAACGGAACAAGGGCTATGCTAGCTTGTCCACCCTGTTTAATCCACTGAGCATAAACTTGCATATTAAACGATGGAGGAAAAAATGTGATGATTCAAATTCAAAATTTGATATTTTACCTAAAATGTTTTTACAACCAAACCAACGACTCCAGATAATACACCGTATAAAATTTGATTTAAGTAATCTTAAGATATACAGAGTGTCATATCCCTTACAAAAGCATTGCACATTTTATACTTAATTGATATTTAAAATGGAAAAAGAACACATTAAATCTATCAATTAAAACATGAATATACACACAGAAAATTAAAGAGTGATTTGATTGACTGTACGACCTCTTAAAATTGAAGAGAGACACTAGGTTGAAGGTAGCAAAGATTTTCTACAAATGGGACAATTGGAGTGTAGCCTAAGCCATGGATCAATACAAGCAGCATGATAAAGATGACCACAATTTGGAAGCAACCTCAACATGTCACTTTCTTTGTAATCCCCTAAACATATAGAGCAACATGAAGAAGTTGAAGAGCCACCTATATTCTTCTGAATTTGAGAGTATAATAGCTTGGTATGTCCTTCAATATTTTTGTCCCTACGACGACCTAGTCCTTGTTCCGTGGTTGATTCTTCCTGACGATGTAGTGGAAAACCAGACAAAATATTGAGCATGCTTCGATTTTGTGACATACGATGTCGAACACAAGCAACAACTATTGCAAGAATCAAGAATACAAGACTAAATACAAATGTTAGAATATATGTGAATCTATTTGCGTCAAAACTGTTGTGTAGGGGTTGTGAGGTGCTGTTATTGTTCATCGTCTCGATGAAAATTTGGAAATGGATTTGGTTTGGAAAGTTGTTAATTATATTGGTCCTCTATTATTGTTAATTTTCTGAGCAATTGTAGTACATAGTTTAATTCCGTAGTCAACGTTCATAATGtcattttcataatttatttCCATGTACTATCCATTACTTAACAATAATATTAGTTTACTCTATTTGCCTATTGGCTTATCTTTCTGTGTTGCGTATGGTCGACCAAATTGACTTTAAATTAATATTTGTTTATTTTCTgaagatatatttataaattgAACTATTGTGATGGAAAGAAGGTAAAGTATTCTTGAAGGAGAAATCTTTGACAAATTTAACTTGTGGAAGATAAAGGAAGAGAGTTTAACAGATAGAAAAATTAAATATTTGCAATTAGATGATGGGAGAGAGTACACTAGTTTGATTTTCAAGAAGTTCTATGAAGATCACGTCATTTTTCATTTTGAAAGACACCAATTTTTCATTTTGAAAGACACCATAGTAAAATGATGTATCAGATAGAATGAATAGATCTTTAATTGAAAGAGCAAGAGGTATGTTGTTAAATGCTAGACTGTCAAATGGTTTTTGGATAGAGGCAATTATCATGGTGTGTTATCTTATCAGCATGGTGTGTTATCTTATTAACATGTTGTTTACCGTGAAATTTagtaaataaaaataaatttgaTTTGACTTTAAACTCGAAAAGATCTCATGACAAATTGTGTGAAAATCAtaaatttaaaatgaatttaacATCAAAGTCGAAATTGACAAGAAATGTAAAAACAACTTTGGAAAGTAATAAATGACTTGAAAAGAAAGACtttttaattcataaaatgaaatgCAGATACATACATTCTCACAACTCTTTTCTCACCAAACACAGATACCGAGTTTATAAAATTTGTGTACAATCGCGGACCTTTAAAACTATAAGTGATCGCTACTTATATACTAGTCATAACTTAATCGTCTGCAACGATCGACGAAGCAAATTATGCCACGTCTTCGTCTCCATGTAACCTTCATCTTCGACAGGCTTCTATGTATTCTCAAATAAGTATATGGTCTTATCCATTTGCACCTCATTCGACTGCGTGGAGAATAAACATTTTTAGAACTTTAAAATTTACTAAGTCCAAAAACTAACAATCTTTGATCTTTAACTAAATGGTTGGAATCTCGACCAAGGTCATTAATATCATTCGATGGAGATGTCTCGTCGAAGAACCACAAATTTTAAACTGCATGGTCGAATAACCATTTTGACCTAAGTTGAAGACTTAAATTATTAAACAATCTTCAAAATTATTAAATCTTGATAAAGGCTTGTATCGAAAATTCGAGGTAACAAATTGCCCTCCAAAATGCCATATTTCGACATTCCTTTTAATCAAAAGGAGAAAAGTggcattttttattttattttcgacACTACTCAAATCATCTTGCTGACGCTAGTGTCATCATTACATCTTTAATGAAAATTGTCATTTTCCAAAATTTTCCTCATAATTCCATCATTACTCCTATTTCCTAGGAGTTCATGGGTTTGCATGATTTCTCCAACTTCTCAACTTCTGTCAACTCTCCCACTTCTTTGAGAAATGAAACGTCTTACCTCAAACACACGTCTGCCATGTTTCTGTTAATGGAAGGATCGTCACTTCTATAAATACTCATTTCatactttctttccattttcTTCACCCTCACTTCATCATTTTAAACATAGAAATAACTTGTCTCGTATCAAGCTTCTCAAATTTAGAAATTGAAACTTCCACTTCATCCTCCAAACTAGACACCGGTAAAAATCCGTTGACATTCATGATTCTGACATCAGAAGATAACGATGGAAGAGATTTCATACCTGAACCACCAATGGCCAAAGAATAAATCGTCATCTGGGCTAAATAGGTACTCATCCCTTTCACGCTTTTTGATAAAATTTTGGCGTTCTTAAGATCGTTTACCGACGACTAAGTCACAACCTAAAAAGGTAAAAGACTTCTTCCCATGTTACCATGTTGTGATGCCTTCTATGTTTGAAGAACACTCCCTCGACCTATCCTTCACGGAAACACCTATGTGTGTCTTCCGATAAGCACCCCCGTCTCAAAATAAGGAGTACATATAATTGCTCTAAAGGGTCCAAAATAGTAGGAAAAAAAATGAGAAGACCTGGGTATCTTCGACGTAATCCAAATTTCTAGAATTGGCCCTAGGTATAACTCTATCATGTTACTTGCGTCGATCTTCTTTTGGGAAGGTTCAACCAACACATTTCATTTTTCTCATGGAATGCTTCCGCCGACTCTATTCGACATAGTAGCTATCACTGGGCTTAACCCTATAGGTGAAACCTTCACCCCCACAATAGAAACTGATAATGAGTTCGTCTTCGAACGTCCCAACTTTAACAACTACATATCCAATCATCATAATAAAAAGACTGAAGAGGTCTCCGACTAAGAACATATAGCTTTTTTGACTATTTGGCTTTCTTACTTTTTATTTAATTCTAGTTCATTACAAATAGCCAAAAAATATGTCTCGTTAGCAATCCAACTCCATAAGGGTTGAAGGATTTCCCTTAGTAAGTTACTCTTAGCCATTTTGTATCAATCTATAGGTAGAACTTCCTACAAATTCAAACATCTCTCTGAAACCAATAAAAAATACATTCTTTATGGTCTCTTCTGGGTTATATAGCTTTGATTGAATGTCATATTCGAACCAAAGCTACAAATAA is a window of Lathyrus oleraceus cultivar Zhongwan6 chromosome 6, CAAS_Psat_ZW6_1.0, whole genome shotgun sequence DNA encoding:
- the LOC127093322 gene encoding RING-H2 finger protein ATL70, producing MNNNSTSQPLHNSFDANRFTYILTFVFSLVFLILAIVVACVRHRMSQNRSMLNILSGFPLHRQEESTTEQGLGRRRDKNIEGHTKLLYSQIQKNIGGSSTSSCCSICLGDYKESDMLRLLPNCGHLYHAACIDPWLRLHSNCPICRKSLLPST